The Terriglobales bacterium genome contains a region encoding:
- a CDS encoding M1 family metallopeptidase, with translation MKRIAIWGLLIVAAVSAVAQRLPDHVVPTHYNLTFEPDLVKAKFAGAGRIDIQVLKPTKTIVLNAVDITFDMAVVTSGGKSQDAAVSLQPEKEMATLTLADEVPAGPARIDIKFQGTLNDQLRGFYLSKSEKRNYAVTQMEPTDARRAFPSFDEPAMKASFDIRLIIDKDDTAISNGKIIKDEPGPGDGKHTLTFSTTPKMSTYLVAMAVGDFTCIEGKADDIPIRVCDIPGREKLLTYALKAAEENLKYFNRYYAIKYPYGKLDIIAFPDFSAGAMENTAAITYREVLLAIDPERSSVRTHKVVADVLSHEMAHQWFGDLVTAQWWDDIWLNEGFASWMSPKPLQSWSPQWHMEMDEVADNAQAMSTDSLRYTRAIRHPANNTAEITQQFDSIAYQKGAAVLRMIESYVGEQAFRDGVNEYLKEHAYGNATSEDFWNAQTRVSKKPVDKIMHSFVTQPGVPVVKVATKCEAGNTKVTLTQERFAYDPAVTQASKDALWQIPVCLRAPGGAPVCEVMSQKQQTRTLKGCAPYVYGNADGQGYYRSGYDSATLRRIAETALKDLKPTERAQLVNDAWALVRSGNSNVDDFLAMADGMQGEREFGVLQLLDRDLEFISDYLVTAADRPQYEAWVRSLLHPIAEGVGYHTAPNDDDNTKQLRASVLHALGYAGNDATVVKVAQEMTSQALAGDESDPSLFGGMVHIAAKHGDAALYDKVLARLKDPKLPPQEFYTWQFALGAFSDPALLKRTLEMVKTPAVRNQDAPQVIGEVWDNPAGVRLGWEFFKANWPELKTKMATYSYGQMAAGTGSFCEAGLRDEVQQFFSREAPQGKRSLDRALERIDNCIRLRQQQEPRLSAFLKNRKGTHSAGAQ, from the coding sequence ATGAAGCGAATCGCGATCTGGGGCCTGCTGATCGTTGCTGCGGTCAGTGCGGTCGCCCAGCGTCTGCCCGACCATGTCGTTCCCACCCACTACAACCTGACCTTCGAGCCGGACTTGGTGAAGGCGAAGTTCGCGGGCGCGGGGCGGATCGACATCCAGGTCCTGAAGCCGACCAAGACCATCGTGCTGAACGCCGTGGACATCACCTTCGACATGGCCGTGGTGACCAGCGGTGGCAAGAGCCAGGATGCGGCCGTGTCGCTGCAACCCGAGAAGGAGATGGCGACACTCACTCTCGCTGACGAGGTCCCGGCCGGCCCCGCGCGCATCGACATCAAGTTCCAGGGCACGCTGAACGATCAGCTGCGCGGTTTTTACCTGAGCAAGTCGGAGAAGCGGAATTACGCGGTCACCCAGATGGAGCCCACGGATGCGCGGCGGGCGTTCCCCTCATTCGACGAGCCCGCGATGAAGGCCAGCTTCGACATCCGGCTCATCATCGACAAAGATGACACAGCTATCTCCAATGGCAAGATCATCAAGGACGAGCCCGGTCCCGGGGACGGCAAGCACACCCTGACGTTCTCCACCACCCCGAAGATGTCCACCTACCTGGTGGCCATGGCGGTGGGCGATTTCACCTGCATCGAGGGCAAGGCCGACGACATCCCCATCCGCGTATGCGACATCCCCGGCCGCGAGAAGCTCCTGACCTATGCCTTGAAGGCGGCCGAGGAGAACCTGAAGTACTTCAACCGCTATTACGCGATCAAGTATCCCTACGGGAAGCTGGACATCATCGCTTTCCCCGATTTCTCAGCGGGCGCGATGGAGAACACGGCGGCCATCACCTACCGCGAGGTGCTGCTGGCCATCGACCCGGAACGCTCCTCGGTCCGCACCCATAAAGTCGTGGCCGACGTGCTTTCTCACGAGATGGCGCACCAGTGGTTCGGCGACCTGGTGACCGCGCAATGGTGGGACGACATCTGGCTGAATGAAGGCTTTGCCAGCTGGATGAGCCCCAAGCCGCTGCAGAGTTGGAGCCCGCAATGGCACATGGAGATGGACGAGGTGGCCGACAACGCCCAGGCCATGTCCACCGACTCGCTGCGCTACACCCGCGCCATCCGCCATCCCGCGAACAACACCGCCGAGATCACGCAGCAGTTCGACTCCATCGCCTACCAGAAGGGCGCCGCCGTGCTGCGCATGATCGAGTCCTACGTGGGCGAGCAGGCATTCCGTGACGGCGTGAACGAATACCTGAAAGAGCACGCCTACGGCAACGCCACGTCGGAGGACTTCTGGAACGCGCAGACGCGTGTCTCCAAGAAGCCGGTGGACAAGATCATGCACAGCTTTGTCACCCAGCCCGGCGTGCCGGTGGTGAAAGTGGCGACGAAGTGCGAGGCCGGCAATACGAAGGTCACCTTGACACAAGAGCGGTTTGCCTACGACCCGGCGGTTACCCAGGCGTCGAAGGATGCCTTGTGGCAGATCCCCGTGTGTCTGCGGGCGCCGGGTGGCGCACCCGTCTGCGAGGTCATGAGCCAGAAGCAACAGACCCGCACTCTGAAAGGCTGCGCGCCCTACGTGTACGGCAACGCCGATGGGCAAGGCTATTACCGCTCCGGATACGACAGCGCGACCCTGCGGCGCATCGCGGAAACCGCGCTGAAGGACCTGAAACCGACCGAGCGCGCGCAGCTGGTCAACGACGCCTGGGCCCTGGTGCGGTCCGGCAACAGCAACGTGGATGACTTCCTGGCGATGGCCGACGGCATGCAGGGCGAACGCGAGTTCGGCGTCCTGCAGCTGCTGGATCGCGACCTAGAGTTCATCTCCGACTACCTGGTGACCGCGGCGGACCGCCCGCAATACGAAGCGTGGGTGCGCAGCCTGCTGCATCCGATCGCCGAGGGGGTGGGCTACCACACTGCGCCGAACGATGATGACAACACCAAACAGCTTCGAGCTTCCGTGCTTCATGCTCTTGGCTACGCTGGCAATGACGCCACGGTCGTCAAGGTGGCGCAGGAGATGACCTCCCAGGCGCTGGCGGGAGACGAGAGCGATCCGTCGTTGTTCGGCGGCATGGTCCACATCGCTGCCAAGCACGGGGACGCGGCCCTCTACGACAAGGTCCTCGCCAGGCTCAAGGACCCGAAGTTGCCGCCCCAGGAGTTCTACACGTGGCAGTTCGCCCTGGGCGCGTTCAGTGATCCCGCGCTCCTGAAGCGCACCCTGGAGATGGTGAAGACCCCGGCGGTCCGCAATCAGGATGCCCCCCAGGTGATCGGAGAGGTCTGGGACAATCCGGCGGGCGTGCGCCTGGGCTGGGAGTTCTTCAAGGCCAATTGGCCGGAACTGAAGACCAAGATGGCCACCTACAGCTACGGCCAGATGGCGGCGGGGACGGGCAGTTTCTGCGAGGCGGGCCTGCGGGACGAAGTGCAGCAGTTCTTCTCGCGCGAGGCGCCCCAGGGCAAGCGCAGCCTCGATCGCGCCCTGGAGCGCATCGACAACTGCATCCGCCTCCGGCAGCAGCAGGAGCCACGCCTCTCGGCCTTCCTGAAGAACCGGAAGGGGACGCACTCCGCCGGCGCGCAGTAG
- the yihA gene encoding ribosome biogenesis GTP-binding protein YihA/YsxC: MKVLTRFLLSATSAEQFPAPGPPEIAFLGRSNVGKSSVINSLLGSRVARTSSTPGRTRTINFYEIRHPGNPRPWFVFADLPGYGYAKVPRELSAEWPQFIEPYLLDRAPLSLCLALVDLNVPPQASDLQLMEWLQAKQRPFVVVATKADKLSGNQRANSRRALEKAFQTDAILPYSARTGDGRQELWQRIRESAKLREAG; the protein is encoded by the coding sequence ATGAAGGTACTCACCCGCTTCCTGCTCTCCGCGACCTCGGCGGAACAGTTTCCCGCGCCGGGACCGCCGGAGATTGCCTTCCTGGGCCGCTCCAACGTGGGCAAGTCCAGTGTGATCAATTCCCTGCTCGGGAGCAGGGTGGCGCGCACCAGCTCCACACCCGGACGCACGCGCACCATCAATTTCTACGAGATCCGCCACCCCGGCAACCCGCGGCCGTGGTTCGTCTTTGCCGACCTGCCGGGATACGGATATGCCAAGGTGCCGCGCGAGCTCTCGGCCGAATGGCCCCAATTCATCGAGCCTTACCTGCTCGACCGGGCGCCGCTGTCCTTGTGTCTGGCGCTGGTAGACCTGAACGTGCCCCCTCAAGCCAGCGATCTGCAATTGATGGAATGGCTGCAGGCGAAGCAGCGTCCTTTCGTGGTGGTGGCCACCAAGGCGGACAAGCTTTCGGGGAACCAGCGCGCGAATTCGAGGCGTGCCCTGGAAAAGGCATTCCAGACCGACGCCATCCTCCCTTACTCCGCCCGCACCGGCGACGGGCGCCAGGAGCTGTGGCAGCGCATCCGGGAATCGGCCAAGCTGCGAGAGGCGGGTTAG